The sequence AATGAAAATATGGGCTCCCCGGCCTTGATGACAATTCCGGTTTCCTCGAAAACCTCCCTCTCAGCTGCCGTCTTAAGGGTTTCTCCCAATTCCACGCTACCCCCCGGGATCGCCCAGACGCCTTGAGCCGGTGGATTGCCCCGTTTGACCAGCAAGACCTTGTTGTCTTTGAATACAACAGCACCGACTGCAAGGGCAGGTTGGTGAGGATATTCTCTGGGACTGTCGGCAGGTGAAGATGTCATCTTTTGTTCTCCATGATAAACGCCAACATATCCCCGGCCAATTTTCCGGGACATTCCAAATGGGGGATATGGCCATAATCCTCATAAATATGAACCCGCGCATTGGGAAGCAATTCTTGCACGAAGGGCGCTGTTTCCCAAGGCAAAAGAGAATCATGACGGCCCCAGAACAGCATGACCGGCATGGTAAGATCCTTGCACAGATGGTTTAAAGAGGCCTGTTCCAAAGAAATTTTGCCGGACTTTATTGAATCCATGTCCACCAGTTCATCAAATATTTTATCAAGCCAGCCCCGGTCCTCTATGCCCTTTAAAATCATATACTCCTTAACACAAGTCGGTAGCGGCGGACTGTTTCTGAAAAGTCTGGATTGTAAATTTTCAAACTCCTGTGGGGATCTTATATGGAAAATATTAGACCCGGCCAGGACTTCATCATAAATAGATGGCTTGCCGGGTACGTAAAACCCGGCAGAGCCCACCAAAGACAAGGTGTTGACTCTGGTGGGAAATTGGGCCGCAAATTTTGCGGCAATGGCCCCTCCCATGGAAGAGCCGGCAAGATGAAACGTGTCCAGACCGGTTTGTCGAATAAACCGGTCCAGCCAATCAACGTAATTATCCAAACTATAAACCAGGTTCGGGTCCATACCGGATTTGCCAAACCCCGGCAAATCCGGTATCACAAGATCCAGCTTTTCTTTTAAAAATTTTGCAATGAAATAAAAACTCTCTTTTCTGTCCCCGAAGCCGTGAATCAGGACCAGCGTCTCTTTTTTATCCGATCCGATATTCGCCCACTCCATACGTGGCGGTCCCTGATGGGTACGAAGATTCACCCCCAGCCGCTTTCCGTTTTTGTTGAGAAAGGCCTCGATCATCGCCTCGCCGGCTTTGGCCTTGGCTCTAAACGCTATGGATGATTTAAATGTCATGGATTTATCCTTGGTTTTTTGTGCTCCCGGGCCTCACTACCTTTGGAACCGAAATGATACGTTCTCCATTTAGCACAAAATACCGGTTTCAATCACCTGCTAATTTTCATTCATTTCGTTTTTTTCTTTCATGTCCGTCATAAACCGGCTCAACGCCTGGACATAGGATTTGGCTGAGGCTGCGATGGTATCATCATCTTCGGCCCGACCCAACCAGACAGGCGCAGCCAGATTATAGCTAAGCTCATGGCCGTTGCCGGTGAGCACGACCAACGCCTCCGCTGTTGAAGAGTGGGTCCGTCCGCGGTTGCTGGGCTCGTAAACCACTAGTTTGGGTTTTCTTTCACCAAGTCCCAGGACATCGTCAATGGCACTGAATACCGCATTGATGGGACCGTTTTTGCCCATGAAGGCCTCGCCGATCTTTTTTTCACCGTTAACCACCAGTACCACCTGGGCCTGACGGACCGTGGAGTTGGCAAATTTGTTGAACGCGTAATCCACAAACTCAATATGATCTTTGCCTGTGTACCTGAAATCGTCCCCGATCATACGCAGTTCCTTATCCCCATATGTAATGTCCCGGGACTTGATCACGGGCATGACATGTTCCCGGACAAAGCTTTTTTCAAATTCAAATCCCAGTTCATCAAGTCTGGCAGTAACGCCGCTTACCCCGGTCAGCTTGGTGATCTGGTGGGTGTTACCGGTCCAGCCGATATCTTCAGGTGAACAGGGCAGATAAATATTTTCCCCGATTGCCTTACCCTTTTTGTCGCCGTCGGAATGAACCCCTGATCCGTGACGCAGGGCATTGGGTCCAACCCCCGGCGCATTGTAGGGAATGGGAATGCAGCTTTCCCTTTCAATGAACCTTGCCACGCTATTGGTTCGTTCAAGCTTAAAGGAGGTGAAAAATTTCCGGTTGTATGCCGGTTTCAGTGACAGATTCATGATCACCTGCTCCAGCGGTGTATTGCCTGCCCTTTCCCCCAGTGAATACCAGGTGCCTTCCACCTGCCGGATACCCTCTTTGACGGCTGCAAGGGTATCTGCAACACTGACGCCGAAATCATTGTGGGCATGAAAACTTAAGATGATGTCATCGGTCCCTTCCACAAGCATCTTAAAATACCGGATGGCTTCCTGGATTTCAATTTCAATTCCCTTGGCCACGGTATGGGGGATGTTTATCACGTCTGCGCCGGCCTTAATCGCATGGCCATAGATTTTAGATATATACTCCTGCAAAAAAGTATATTCCGGATTCAGGGACTGGGACAAGGCCAGAATGGTGTTCTGAGCTGAAAATTCCACCCGGCCTTTGCCGCCCATCAACTCCTTTGCATAGGCGACGGCCCGGGAGGCTTTTTCGATCTGTTCATTGGGATCGGCCTTATATGCCCGGATGGAGGCCTCGTCAATGTTAAGGGTGAATACGTGGATGGTGGGGTTGGGATTGTTTTCCAGGGCCTGCCATGTCCGCTTGATATTTTCAAGATCCATGGTGGTCAGTCCGCAAATATGAGGCCCTTCCACGGTATCGGCAATCTGTTTTACCGTATCAAACTCCAGGGGGGTGGAACTGGGAAAGCCCACCTCTATGGTGCTGACCCCCGTGTCAGCCAGAAACCGGGCAATTTTAAATTTTGAATCCCCTTTAAAGGTGACCCCGCCCTGCTCCCCATCCCGCAGGGTAGTATCAAAAATTTCCACTTCCTGTCTGGCCTCGTCCGGAATCTGGGTCTGTTCCAGTACCCACGTACCACTTTCATTTTGTTTGATCGCCATGTTCTTTCCTTTATTATAGTTTTTATATTTGGATAAAAATAAAAAAGCCGTTATCTGCCCGGCAGGGGCTGATAACGGCTTTTAATTTCACTTATGAATATTACGCCACTAAGAGCCCCTTCGCCCGGAGGTGTTTAGAACCACCTCCTCGATAAGAAGTAGAGCCTGTAGTAGGTTAATAAAATTAATCATCAATTATTCACTTTA is a genomic window of uncultured Desulfobacter sp. containing:
- a CDS encoding NUDIX hydrolase; translated protein: MTSSPADSPREYPHQPALAVGAVVFKDNKVLLVKRGNPPAQGVWAIPGGSVELGETLKTAAEREVFEETGIVIKAGEPIFSFESIHRDDKDRVRFHYYIVDVAASYISGEPTAGDDALEVGWISKEDIGRLNVNPSTLTLLLQNFNFG
- a CDS encoding alpha/beta hydrolase, with protein sequence MTFKSSIAFRAKAKAGEAMIEAFLNKNGKRLGVNLRTHQGPPRMEWANIGSDKKETLVLIHGFGDRKESFYFIAKFLKEKLDLVIPDLPGFGKSGMDPNLVYSLDNYVDWLDRFIRQTGLDTFHLAGSSMGGAIAAKFAAQFPTRVNTLSLVGSAGFYVPGKPSIYDEVLAGSNIFHIRSPQEFENLQSRLFRNSPPLPTCVKEYMILKGIEDRGWLDKIFDELVDMDSIKSGKISLEQASLNHLCKDLTMPVMLFWGRHDSLLPWETAPFVQELLPNARVHIYEDYGHIPHLECPGKLAGDMLAFIMENKR
- a CDS encoding alpha-isopropylmalate synthase regulatory domain-containing protein; this translates as MAIKQNESGTWVLEQTQIPDEARQEVEIFDTTLRDGEQGGVTFKGDSKFKIARFLADTGVSTIEVGFPSSTPLEFDTVKQIADTVEGPHICGLTTMDLENIKRTWQALENNPNPTIHVFTLNIDEASIRAYKADPNEQIEKASRAVAYAKELMGGKGRVEFSAQNTILALSQSLNPEYTFLQEYISKIYGHAIKAGADVINIPHTVAKGIEIEIQEAIRYFKMLVEGTDDIILSFHAHNDFGVSVADTLAAVKEGIRQVEGTWYSLGERAGNTPLEQVIMNLSLKPAYNRKFFTSFKLERTNSVARFIERESCIPIPYNAPGVGPNALRHGSGVHSDGDKKGKAIGENIYLPCSPEDIGWTGNTHQITKLTGVSGVTARLDELGFEFEKSFVREHVMPVIKSRDITYGDKELRMIGDDFRYTGKDHIEFVDYAFNKFANSTVRQAQVVLVVNGEKKIGEAFMGKNGPINAVFSAIDDVLGLGERKPKLVVYEPSNRGRTHSSTAEALVVLTGNGHELSYNLAAPVWLGRAEDDDTIAASAKSYVQALSRFMTDMKEKNEMNEN